Genomic window (Cucumis sativus cultivar 9930 chromosome 2, Cucumber_9930_V3, whole genome shotgun sequence):
GACAAATACCTCGttatcttttaagaaaaacaaaattcaaatctaacTCTCTCAAAGTTAtctatttaaactataaagaaaaaacaaacaattttaaatataaaagactaattataccaatatttttttgttggaaataATTATAAGCTTTATTTAACAACAAAGTTAACAAGAAAATGTGAATATAGTTTATGCTCGAATTAACTAACTTAGTCAAATTAGTTTAATAGATTGACCCTAAAGTATCTTATACTTTCACGTATAAGGATTTCGAGCACCTCTAAGATAAGATAGCACCTCCATATAGTAATAAGTCATATGCACATCGAGTATatgatatttgattaaatttaagtGTGATTGAgatacaaaaaggaaaaaaaaaacatgatttaAACAGTATTATTTTCCATGGGAGATTTACGGAAAatcatttgttaaaaaaagttattgaaaatCATTGAAGGTCATGCACACAGATTGTTGGTGAGtaataaacaattacaacAATGATTCATGCGAATATATATCATTGGCATATGTTTAGACTTTGCCAGACACACCACCTCaaaaaataactatatttttttttttttgaagtaaagaaaaagtgttttttatataaaaagaaaaaaagaaaagccaaaGAATAATCATTCATGGCAACTCTGTAAAAGTGCAAAATAActatcattcttcttcttttcgtTTTATCAAAAGAATCAACACCAATCaaaccataaaattaattcttctcattatttgaatatgcaaaaaaagaaaaaaaagaagagatttgCAAAAGAATCAATGAAAATAGTAATCATATTCTTCACATTTCATATTATGGGTAAGATAAAATGGATATCCatcacaaaaaatttaaactttcacCTCCATTGTTAATTTTGCAACAACGGTTTCTCAGATTTAGATTCACAATCAATCATCAACTTCGACATTTCAATTTCCGGCAAAAACGCTCCCGCCCTCCGATTACAACATTCAACAAACTTTGGATTCTCTGACACTCCCACCGACCTCGATTTACTAAGTTTCATAGTCGGAATTTTCATTGCGACGCCGCTGTGTTTACGTCGGCCACTTAACGAAGAGTAATAATTTCCGCCGACATTAGAATTAATTTCCACCGAACCCATTGATCTCGATCTAACCACTCGCCCATTCGTCTTAATTTTATACTCTGTACTCGAAACACTCGACACTTTTCGATTCCTCCGGCTACCCATCCGGCAAACCTTCATCGGCTCATCACAGCCGTCGGGTTCATCAAAGTTTGAAATCAACGGCTGTAGATTCTCCACATGTCGTTTCCGCGGCCTTAAATTGTTCCATATCGGTGGCACGTGCAACTTCTTCTTAGCTGCCTTCAAACACTCCACCACCTCCGCCATATCCGGCCGCTTCTGCACGGCAACCCGGACACAGTTAGCGGCCAGAACTGCCAAACAACGAATCACCGCCGGGTCAGTGGGAGACCCGATTCGTGGGTCGCACAGGCCATCGAAATTACTATGTTTGATCATTGGCAAGGCCCAGTCAACGACCGACGGGGGACTGTGGTGAACATCGATAGCATTTCGACCACTGAGGATCTCCAAAAGCAAAATCCCAAAACTAAAAACGTCGCTCTTAACACTCAAATCAGCCGGTGCGAGGTATCCGGGATCAAGATAACCCAACGTGCCAGCCGGGGGCGTACATCTCACTCGCACATCTTCCACGTGTCCTCTCAACGCTAAACCAAAATCCCCAAGACGCGCGTTGAAGTTACCGTCGATCAAAACGTTCGACGACTTAATATCTCTATGAATAACCGGCGGGTTGGACGTGTGAAGAGTTCGAACCGCTTTTGCGACCTGTAACGCAAACCGGAGTCGGCGAGTCCAACCGGGCGGTCTAGATTGGGAATGGAGCAGATCGTAAAGAGAGCCATTGGGCATGAACTCAACGACAAGCAATTTCTCGTCCTTTGAATTGACACAAAACCCAATAAGATTCACGATTCTGGGGTGTCGAAGCTGGGAAAGGATCTCGATTTCGTTTTCGGCAGGAGTGTGATTGGGCAATTGGCAGGAGTTGTAGTGAAAACTAGGAGATGGGTTTGTGAATTTGGTACGTTTAACGGCGGCGACGAGCTTACCGCCGTGGAGAAGGGCCTTGTAAACAGCGCCGTGGCTGCCTTTGCCTAAAAAACAGTCGGGAGAGAATGAATTAGTGGAAGAGAGAAGATCGGAATAAGAAAATTGTGTGATTTGAAAAGGCTTTCTGGGTTTGATTTTGAGGTGGGAGGAAAGAGAATCGGAGGCGCCGCAGATGGAAATGGCAGAGTCAGAAGTACAGggtgaaaagaagaaatccatttgaaaaagaagggaGTGAGAGTTTAGAATGAAGAATGTGAAAAAAGGCGAAGGTTCAAAACATGAAGATGCAGAGGAAATGAAACGAATTGAATTAGAgggaaaataatttgattgggGGCATGCAAAA
Coding sequences:
- the LOC101208276 gene encoding serine/threonine-protein kinase-like protein At3g51990 encodes the protein MDFFFSPCTSDSAISICGASDSLSSHLKIKPRKPFQITQFSYSDLLSSTNSFSPDCFLGKGSHGAVYKALLHGGKLVAAVKRTKFTNPSPSFHYNSCQLPNHTPAENEIEILSQLRHPRIVNLIGFCVNSKDEKLLVVEFMPNGSLYDLLHSQSRPPGWTRRLRFALQVAKAVRTLHTSNPPVIHRDIKSSNVLIDGNFNARLGDFGLALRGHVEDVRVRCTPPAGTLGYLDPGYLAPADLSVKSDVFSFGILLLEILSGRNAIDVHHSPPSVVDWALPMIKHSNFDGLCDPRIGSPTDPAVIRCLAVLAANCVRVAVQKRPDMAEVVECLKAAKKKLHVPPIWNNLRPRKRHVENLQPLISNFDEPDGCDEPMKVCRMGSRRNRKVSSVSSTEYKIKTNGRVVRSRSMGSVEINSNVGGNYYSSLSGRRKHSGVAMKIPTMKLSKSRSVGVSENPKFVECCNRRAGAFLPEIEMSKLMIDCESKSEKPLLQN